The genomic segment TTCAATTGCAACCTTAACCACATCTCCCGCCTTTAGAAAACGATTACTGGCAATACCGACACCGGCACAGGTTCCTGTTGCCAAAATATCACCCGGCTCTAACGTCATCGCGGTAGAGAGATGGGCAATCTGCTCATAAATATTATGGATCATCAACCCGGTATTGGCCTGCTGGCGCAGCTCATCATTAACCCAAAGACTCATTTTCAGATCCAATGGATCCTTAATTTCATCATCCGTTACCAGCCAGGGACCTAATGGGCCGTGGGTATCAAAGGATTTACCCAGGGTAAATGTCTGGCTCGCAGCCTGCCAGTCCCGAACCGTGACATCATTACTGACCATATAGCCAAATATCACATCGCGGGCATCTTCGACAGACACATGACGACAGCGCTTGCCAATCACAACGGCCATTTCAGCTTCATAATCTATTTTGTCGGAAACCCAGGGAACTTCAATATCTGAATATGGCCCGGTAATGCAGGATACCTGCTTGTTAAACCACAACTGGTTTGTGGGCACAGGAATACCAGCGGCGCGGGCTTCATCAGCGTGATCCTGATAATTCATACCAATAGCCAGATATTTTTGTGGATTATGAACTGGCGACACCAAGGTCAATGCAGACTCAGGAACACCAGTCAGAGCTGATACATCTGCAGAGCGAATAATCGCCATTGCATCGTCACCGGCAGCAATAATATCTTTCACGGTTGCGGGCAAATTCGAATCAATATCCGTGATGGTATACACCAGACCATCAACAAGAATACCGGCGACAATATCATTAATATCATTGCCATTTTTAAATTGAACAAATTTCACAATCAACTCCAATACAGAATCAGTATGCTTGAATCAACAATATTATTTGAAGAATTCAGGTGAGAATTCAGGTGCCCACTGAGCCAGCTCATCTGGCGTAATCTGGGCAGTTGTTACTTGCCACTGATCATTCACCAGGTCACCGTCGGTCCAGTGCTCGATCTTGTGTCCGCACGGATCACGCCAGTAATCGAACAACTGGCTGCCCTGCACATGCCGACCAACACCCCAGGCGTGGTTGTAACCACAGGATTCCAGATGGTCATTTCCCAACATCAGGTCATCCAGGTCAATAACCTCAAAGGCGGAGTGATCAAAACGACTTTCTCCCTGAGGAGAAGCAACCAGTGCGATAGTGTGGTGATCCGTAAATTCATCACCATGGTCACAATGCAGGAAGGCACCAATCAGATTGGTCTCAGTGCCATCAAAATAGGTATCAGACACCTTCAGTCCGAGGGTCTCGGTATAAAACTGCATTGCCTTGGCAAAATCAGACACCAACAACGCCACATGGCCGCAGCGCATCACCGTCGACGGCGCATTACGCACAACCCGTATAGG from the Candidatus Thalassolituus haligoni genome contains:
- a CDS encoding VOC family protein — protein: MIKIKDILYVRYATPDLQAMKQFLQDFGMSVAHENDSALYMAGAGDSPFVHVSEKAEQAATLGFALAVESRDDLVEIAALTDTPVLLNEEPCGGEVVRILDPFGFRIDFLWGYEKRAEDAVRLPYKMNPSSERSRYGNPIRVVRNAPSTVMRCGHVALLVSDFAKAMQFYTETLGLKVSDTYFDGTETNLIGAFLHCDHGDEFTDHHTIALVASPQGESRFDHSAFEVIDLDDLMLGNDHLESCGYNHAWGVGRHVQGSQLFDYWRDPCGHKIEHWTDGDLVNDQWQVTTAQITPDELAQWAPEFSPEFFK
- a CDS encoding fumarylacetoacetate hydrolase family protein, with protein sequence MKFVQFKNGNDINDIVAGILVDGLVYTITDIDSNLPATVKDIIAAGDDAMAIIRSADVSALTGVPESALTLVSPVHNPQKYLAIGMNYQDHADEARAAGIPVPTNQLWFNKQVSCITGPYSDIEVPWVSDKIDYEAEMAVVIGKRCRHVSVEDARDVIFGYMVSNDVTVRDWQAASQTFTLGKSFDTHGPLGPWLVTDDEIKDPLDLKMSLWVNDELRQQANTGLMIHNIYEQIAHLSTAMTLEPGDILATGTCAGVGIASNRFLKAGDVVKVAIENLGHIENAFVDEKK